Proteins from a single region of Pseudopedobacter saltans DSM 12145:
- a CDS encoding glycosyltransferase family 4 protein yields the protein MKVYIDVRLLDKKNNTGISRYIEFLLDFYISKYSDVDIALVTNDKFLKYRNCNIIYTKLKPYNILHFILFYFRFKRVDSEIFHSPFYSGFLFGTKKSKNIITVHDLMYRFVPNFFSPNNTINRIKIIYFDFIVSFSIKNADKVISVSNSTKQDLLKFLNIDSDVINEAPIKILRSNDEILKRNNLLGIKYFFYCGNNRKHKNLNFLINVFNKNTALPLLVLAGNGHKSCQNVLSVGRVTDEELRSLYENSLGFIFPSEYEGFGLPVLESLFLKTPVILSKIPAFLEFKKSKNTYFFSLNDDGELVRILEEVIQKGFIKDEYFLKEYSESNIICRYESLIEALNG from the coding sequence AATACAGGTATCTCTAGATATATTGAGTTTCTTTTAGATTTTTATATTTCTAAATATTCAGACGTAGATATTGCTTTAGTTACAAATGATAAATTTTTGAAATATAGAAACTGTAATATTATTTATACAAAATTAAAACCATACAATATATTACATTTTATTTTGTTTTATTTTAGGTTTAAGAGAGTCGATTCAGAGATATTTCATTCTCCTTTTTATTCTGGTTTTTTATTTGGGACAAAAAAATCAAAAAATATAATTACCGTACATGATTTGATGTATAGATTTGTCCCAAATTTTTTTAGCCCGAACAATACTATTAATAGGATAAAAATAATTTATTTTGATTTTATAGTTAGTTTTTCAATAAAAAATGCAGATAAAGTTATTTCTGTTTCAAATTCTACAAAACAGGATTTATTGAAATTTTTAAATATTGATAGTGACGTCATAAATGAAGCTCCTATAAAAATATTAAGGAGTAATGATGAAATCCTAAAAAGGAATAATCTACTTGGTATAAAATATTTTTTTTATTGCGGTAACAATCGAAAACATAAGAATCTAAATTTTTTAATAAATGTTTTTAATAAAAATACCGCTCTTCCTTTGTTAGTATTGGCCGGTAACGGGCATAAAAGTTGTCAAAATGTGCTATCCGTAGGAAGGGTTACTGATGAAGAATTGAGGAGCTTATATGAAAATTCCTTAGGTTTTATATTCCCGTCGGAATATGAGGGTTTTGGCCTACCTGTATTAGAAAGTCTGTTCTTAAAGACTCCTGTTATATTGTCTAAAATACCAGCTTTTTTAGAATTCAAAAAAAGCAAGAATACTTATTTCTTTTCATTAAACGATGACGGTGAGCTTGTCCGAATTCTAGAAGAAGTAATTCAAAAAGGGTTTATTAAGGATGAATACTTTTTAAAGGAATATTCTGAATCAAACATTATCTGTCGGTATGAGTCTTTGATAGAAGCCTTAAATGGTTAG
- a CDS encoding glycosyltransferase family 2 protein, producing MKVTGCIVLYNNDETVLLKAINSFLNTSLDLTLFLIDNSQSDNLKSVNLDERVIYYHNPSNPGFGAAHNIAIKKSVEIGSKYHLVLNPDVYFNKGTLETLLEYMEKHEAVGNVMPKVLYPDGSLQYLCKLLPTPYDWIGRRFNPIKYLVNKRNEVFELQFTGYDKIMDVPYLSGCFMFLRLDAIEKIGGFDEGIFMYGEEADLCRRLIGGGYKTVFYPHVEIYHHFEKGSHKSWRLTKIGIESAIYYFNKWGWFFDSERRKINTKTLLKLGYYK from the coding sequence ATGAAAGTAACGGGGTGTATCGTTCTCTATAATAATGATGAAACTGTTTTGCTGAAAGCGATAAATAGTTTTTTAAATACAAGTTTAGATTTAACACTATTTTTGATTGACAATTCCCAGAGTGATAACTTAAAAAGCGTAAATTTAGATGAGCGTGTTATTTATTATCACAATCCCTCAAATCCTGGTTTTGGAGCTGCCCATAATATAGCGATAAAAAAATCAGTAGAGATAGGGTCAAAATACCATTTAGTTTTAAATCCGGATGTATATTTTAATAAAGGAACATTAGAGACTTTACTAGAATATATGGAAAAACATGAAGCGGTTGGGAATGTCATGCCTAAAGTTTTATACCCCGATGGTTCTCTACAATATTTATGTAAGTTGTTACCAACCCCTTACGACTGGATAGGAAGGCGATTTAATCCTATAAAATATTTAGTAAATAAAAGAAATGAAGTGTTTGAACTTCAATTTACGGGATATGATAAAATAATGGATGTGCCTTATTTATCTGGATGTTTTATGTTTTTAAGATTAGATGCAATTGAAAAAATTGGTGGTTTTGATGAAGGTATATTTATGTACGGGGAAGAAGCTGATTTATGTAGAAGGTTAATTGGGGGAGGATACAAAACTGTCTTTTATCCTCATGTTGAAATTTATCACCATTTTGAGAAAGGATCTCACAAATCCTGGCGGCTAACCAAAATCGGAATCGAATCTGCTATTTATTATTTTAATAAGTGGGGATGGTTTTTTGATAGTGAAAGAAGAAAAATAAATACAAAGACACTTTTAAAATTAGGTTATTATAAATAA
- a CDS encoding mannose-1-phosphate guanylyltransferase, whose translation MLQLTYGRFLKICPQENIFILTNEVYAALIQEQLKGINEANILLEPSRNNTAPCIAYAAYKIKKANPLANIVVAPSDHLILKEEEFLNKIKQALDYVASHEVLMTLGIQPTRPDTGYGYIKYQAESIKYQDGEGVSKVTQFLEKPDLERAKVFVRSGDYLWNAGIFIWSAQAIVNAFKKDAPEIDAVFSEGESVYNTEEEATFIADHYPASPNISIDYAILEKADNVYTLPADIGWSDLGTWASLHAVAEKDEADNVVNAEKIYLNGVKDCIIHTPKRKAIVIKGLEDFIVVDDDEVLLIYPKKDEQEIKQVAGRIINQYGEDFG comes from the coding sequence TTGTTGCAACTAACTTACGGAAGGTTTTTAAAGATATGTCCGCAGGAAAATATCTTCATTTTAACAAATGAGGTTTATGCGGCATTGATACAGGAGCAGCTTAAAGGGATAAATGAGGCTAATATTTTGTTAGAACCGAGCCGTAATAACACAGCACCTTGTATAGCTTATGCAGCTTATAAAATTAAAAAGGCTAATCCTTTGGCCAATATAGTGGTTGCACCATCTGACCACCTGATTCTAAAAGAAGAAGAGTTCTTAAATAAAATAAAGCAAGCGCTGGATTATGTAGCCAGTCATGAAGTATTGATGACTTTGGGGATACAGCCAACCCGGCCGGATACGGGGTATGGGTATATTAAGTATCAGGCAGAAAGTATTAAGTATCAAGATGGGGAAGGAGTGAGTAAAGTAACGCAGTTTCTGGAGAAACCGGATTTGGAACGGGCGAAGGTATTTGTGAGAAGTGGTGATTATTTGTGGAATGCAGGGATATTTATATGGTCTGCCCAGGCTATTGTAAATGCTTTTAAAAAAGATGCTCCGGAGATAGATGCTGTCTTTTCCGAAGGTGAATCGGTGTACAATACAGAAGAAGAAGCAACTTTTATTGCGGATCATTATCCGGCTTCGCCCAATATTTCTATAGACTACGCTATTTTAGAAAAAGCGGATAATGTATATACTTTGCCGGCTGATATCGGCTGGTCTGATCTGGGAACCTGGGCGTCTTTACATGCTGTAGCAGAAAAGGATGAGGCTGACAATGTGGTTAATGCAGAGAAGATTTATTTAAATGGCGTTAAAGACTGCATTATACATACCCCGAAAAGAAAAGCGATAGTCATAAAGGGGCTGGAAGACTTTATTGTAGTTGATGACGATGAGGTATTACTAATTTATCCTAAAAAGGATGAACAGGAGATTAAGCAGGTTGCTGGACGGATAATAAATCAGTATGGGGAGGATTTTGGCTAG
- a CDS encoding Fic family protein → MINRTQLIEILADLESDRVERTVSVNNIDKFGMAVCAFANDLPGHQKPGYLLIGVRDDGGLSGLRATDELLKNLGGLRSDGLVLPQPQINICHFSFDEGDVAVVEVLPSFFPPLRYKGRVWIRVGPRKAVANEAEERILIEKRISFAKTFDTRPCVGASLDDLDLDAFTQYYLPKAIDAESLKQDSRPITEQLASLRFFDLRYQCPTHAGIILFGKQPEYFLFGAYIQYVEFKGTTLGTDIGNEYKFAGGLFSVLAKLDTFIETALIKKHPIPISTLREEMVRNYPSWALRELVMNAVIHRDYESHTQVRFYEFSNRIALMNAGGLYGNARSENFPDVNDYRNPVIAEAMKVLGYVNRFSRGVTRVKEELLKNGNGAAIFDFSKMTVFEVTVPVSTQYLAFTDPVTDPVIRLLKLLLEGELTAGEMRDRLGIKHRPTFRENYIHPAVSIGLIVRTIPDKPNSRLQRYKLSDRRRAYLKNIAKA, encoded by the coding sequence TTGATTAATCGGACACAACTTATAGAAATTTTAGCGGATTTGGAATCTGACCGGGTAGAACGGACCGTTTCTGTAAATAATATCGATAAATTCGGTATGGCAGTTTGTGCTTTTGCTAATGATTTACCGGGTCACCAAAAACCCGGTTATTTGCTGATTGGTGTTAGAGACGATGGAGGTCTGTCAGGATTGAGAGCTACGGATGAATTGCTGAAAAATTTAGGTGGCTTAAGATCCGATGGACTAGTTTTACCCCAGCCTCAAATAAATATCTGCCATTTTAGTTTTGATGAGGGAGACGTGGCGGTAGTTGAAGTGTTACCATCATTTTTTCCTCCGTTACGTTATAAAGGGAGAGTTTGGATAAGGGTTGGTCCGCGTAAAGCAGTAGCTAATGAAGCAGAGGAGCGGATATTAATAGAAAAACGTATTTCTTTTGCAAAAACTTTTGATACCCGACCTTGTGTAGGCGCATCGTTAGACGATCTGGACCTGGATGCTTTTACTCAATACTATCTGCCTAAAGCAATAGATGCAGAAAGTTTAAAGCAGGATAGCCGACCAATTACGGAGCAGTTGGCCTCTTTACGCTTTTTTGATTTAAGATACCAATGCCCTACTCATGCGGGTATCATATTATTTGGAAAGCAACCAGAGTATTTCCTGTTTGGTGCTTATATTCAGTATGTGGAATTTAAAGGAACAACGTTAGGAACAGATATTGGTAACGAATATAAGTTTGCAGGAGGACTATTTTCTGTACTGGCTAAGCTGGACACTTTTATAGAAACGGCATTGATAAAAAAGCATCCTATCCCTATTAGTACGCTAAGGGAAGAGATGGTGAGAAATTATCCTTCATGGGCTTTAAGAGAGTTGGTGATGAATGCGGTTATACATCGTGATTATGAGTCTCATACACAGGTTCGGTTTTATGAATTTAGTAACAGAATAGCGCTCATGAATGCCGGAGGGCTATATGGTAATGCCCGTTCCGAAAATTTTCCGGATGTAAACGATTACCGGAATCCTGTTATAGCGGAAGCTATGAAAGTGTTGGGCTACGTTAACCGCTTTAGCAGGGGAGTCACCCGGGTAAAAGAAGAATTATTGAAAAATGGCAACGGAGCGGCAATTTTTGATTTTTCTAAAATGACTGTATTTGAAGTTACTGTTCCTGTTTCTACACAATATTTAGCGTTTACCGACCCAGTCACCGACCCAGTTATTCGTTTATTAAAATTGCTACTTGAAGGCGAATTAACGGCCGGAGAGATGAGGGATAGATTGGGCATAAAACACCGTCCTACTTTTAGAGAAAATTATATTCACCCTGCAGTCAGCATAGGGCTAATTGTAAGGACAATACCTGATAAGCCCAATAGCAGGTTACAGCGCTATAAATTGAGCGATAGGAGGAGGGCTTATTTGAAAAATATAGCAAAAGCATGA
- a CDS encoding NAD-dependent epimerase/dehydratase family protein — translation MRKILLTGSSGFLGKSIQSVLHSNFELITLGRSKSDILCDISKEIPSLPYADLVIHSAGKAHIVPKTEAEKQAFYDVNVKGTENLLRGLELSSSLPKSFVFISSVAVYGQDKGTLIKEEHTLKAKDPYGQSKIEAEQIVQEWCEQNNVICAILRLPLLVGANPPGNLGAMIKGLQKGYYMNIAGGYAKKSMVLAEDVAEIIPKAAEIGGVYNLTDGYHPSFRELSAHIAECLNKKVAYNIPAWVAKMLAKTGDIIGSKSPFNSYKLSKITADLTFDDSKARMQLGWNPRKVLDVDFLT, via the coding sequence ATGAGAAAAATATTATTGACAGGCTCTTCAGGTTTCCTTGGAAAATCAATCCAATCAGTTTTACATAGTAATTTTGAATTGATTACACTGGGCAGGTCAAAGTCTGATATTCTTTGTGATATTTCTAAAGAAATACCATCATTACCGTATGCCGATTTGGTTATCCATTCTGCCGGAAAAGCGCATATTGTCCCCAAAACAGAGGCTGAAAAGCAGGCCTTTTACGATGTCAATGTTAAAGGCACTGAAAATCTTTTAAGAGGGCTAGAGCTCTCTTCGTCTTTACCTAAATCATTCGTATTCATCAGTTCAGTCGCCGTTTATGGCCAGGATAAAGGGACCTTAATAAAAGAGGAACATACACTAAAGGCCAAAGACCCTTATGGACAAAGTAAAATTGAAGCGGAGCAAATTGTACAGGAATGGTGTGAACAAAATAATGTCATCTGTGCGATTTTGAGACTCCCTTTATTGGTAGGTGCTAATCCCCCAGGAAATTTAGGAGCTATGATTAAAGGTCTCCAAAAAGGTTATTATATGAATATTGCTGGAGGTTATGCCAAAAAGAGTATGGTATTGGCAGAAGATGTTGCAGAGATTATTCCTAAGGCAGCGGAGATTGGTGGTGTTTATAATTTAACTGATGGTTATCACCCAAGTTTTAGGGAGCTAAGTGCGCATATCGCAGAATGTTTAAATAAAAAAGTGGCGTATAATATTCCCGCATGGGTAGCAAAAATGCTTGCTAAAACTGGAGATATTATAGGAAGTAAATCTCCTTTTAACTCTTATAAATTGTCTAAAATAACTGCGGACTTGACTTTTGATGATAGCAAAGCAAGAATGCAATTGGGATGGAATCCCAGAAAGGTTTTGGATGTGGATTTTTTGACGTAG
- a CDS encoding IS110 family RNA-guided transposase codes for MVTGIDCSKDYFDITVLKDGKAVFKGRFSNNAVGFRDMLPHVLQTHVVMEATGPYYFQLARFVHDSGIKVSVVNPLTVRRFAQMRMSRAKTDKKDAMVIAEFAQMTSPRLWEPPTEAIQHIRNVETYLEGLKQRRQMLSNQLHAFEAAGTIEELLYREIKEELQSHDTRIRDKERQIEQLIKENYAEMATHIRSIPGIGPRSVSMLIIATGGFGMFENYKQVISYFGLAPRIYESGTSVRGKGHICKMGMGQVRKVLYMAATSAIRCNKACKNLYERLRSKGKPYRVALIAAVNKLIKQVFAIAKSGKPYIPQFG; via the coding sequence ATGGTAACAGGTATCGATTGTTCAAAGGATTATTTTGACATTACAGTATTAAAAGATGGGAAAGCCGTCTTCAAAGGCAGGTTTTCTAATAATGCAGTGGGGTTTAGAGATATGTTGCCCCATGTTCTGCAAACCCATGTTGTGATGGAAGCTACGGGGCCTTATTATTTCCAGCTGGCAAGATTTGTACATGATTCAGGGATAAAGGTTTCAGTGGTAAACCCCTTGACTGTACGCAGGTTTGCGCAGATGAGAATGTCCAGGGCAAAAACAGATAAGAAAGACGCTATGGTTATAGCAGAGTTTGCGCAGATGACCAGTCCCAGGTTATGGGAGCCTCCCACTGAGGCAATCCAGCATATCCGTAATGTGGAAACCTATCTTGAAGGGCTAAAGCAAAGGCGGCAGATGCTGTCCAACCAGTTGCATGCTTTTGAGGCAGCAGGAACAATAGAGGAGCTGCTATATAGGGAGATAAAAGAGGAACTGCAAAGCCACGACACCAGGATCAGGGACAAAGAGCGGCAGATAGAGCAATTGATAAAGGAGAACTATGCAGAAATGGCCACCCATATCAGGAGCATACCGGGTATAGGGCCAAGGAGCGTTTCCATGCTGATTATCGCCACAGGTGGTTTTGGTATGTTTGAAAACTACAAGCAGGTGATATCTTATTTTGGACTGGCCCCAAGGATATATGAATCAGGAACAAGTGTTAGAGGGAAAGGCCATATATGTAAAATGGGAATGGGCCAGGTGAGAAAAGTTTTGTACATGGCTGCTACCTCTGCCATACGGTGCAACAAAGCATGTAAAAATCTGTACGAACGATTGAGGAGCAAGGGAAAACCATACAGGGTCGCTTTAATAGCAGCGGTAAACAAACTTATTAAACAGGTATTTGCTATTGCTAAATCTGGTAAACCTTATATACCACAATTTGGATAG
- a CDS encoding DUF6266 family protein, giving the protein MAKVKPGSLFDGLSGRLGDFVFATGVNGTIVKAAPKARSASKPTASQKAVWARFSMANRFLSRAGRIVRLAMGSEQHITPVLTVKNLMNEVIEGQYPDYFIDYPRLKVSAGTLTAPKEASIKQIEGRTFAVRWNNRKRLKPAEAIVAMYSPLQECWEIESSPLDSKCMLIEIPGYINDVLECFLFLRYSDGTRVSDSVYLGSVVCA; this is encoded by the coding sequence ATGGCGAAAGTTAAACCAGGTAGTTTGTTCGATGGATTGTCGGGCAGGCTTGGCGACTTCGTGTTTGCTACCGGAGTTAATGGAACAATAGTAAAGGCGGCGCCTAAGGCCAGGTCGGCCAGTAAACCTACGGCATCGCAAAAAGCGGTCTGGGCCCGTTTTAGTATGGCTAATAGATTTCTATCACGGGCAGGCCGGATCGTTAGATTAGCTATGGGTAGCGAACAGCATATTACACCCGTGTTGACTGTAAAAAATCTGATGAATGAGGTTATAGAGGGCCAATATCCAGACTATTTTATAGACTACCCACGTTTGAAAGTGAGTGCAGGAACATTGACGGCTCCTAAAGAAGCTTCGATTAAACAGATTGAGGGCCGAACTTTTGCTGTGCGCTGGAACAATAGAAAGCGATTGAAACCGGCCGAAGCAATTGTTGCCATGTACAGTCCACTACAGGAGTGCTGGGAAATAGAATCTTCCCCATTAGATAGTAAATGTATGCTTATTGAGATTCCAGGCTATATCAACGATGTTTTGGAGTGTTTTCTTTTTCTGCGCTACAGCGATGGCACACGGGTTTCGGATAGTGTATATCTGGGAAGTGTAGTTTGTGCTTAA
- a CDS encoding C40 family peptidase — protein sequence MAKSNYLSVFLSVFIIWLCLYFYGGDIVSKGDPIVSQLSDHEYNSLLTIRTSNTENSKRVLLRQIYLAELGVRELSNRNDGERVETYLAYTGNKKGDAWCASFVCWVLGKAGVVNPRSAWSPALFLKDRVIWQPKNKRVAPQKGDVFAIWFVDKGRIAHCGFVDEWNDKLVVTVEGNTNEAGSRDGDGVYRKRRLINSIFAVANWVDRKEVLHGL from the coding sequence ATGGCAAAAAGTAATTATTTATCTGTCTTTCTATCTGTTTTTATTATATGGCTTTGTCTTTACTTTTATGGCGGTGATATAGTAAGTAAAGGAGATCCGATAGTATCACAGCTATCGGATCATGAATACAATAGCCTTTTAACTATCCGTACTTCCAATACGGAGAATTCTAAAAGGGTACTTTTAAGACAAATATATTTAGCAGAACTTGGAGTAAGAGAATTATCCAACCGGAATGATGGAGAACGGGTAGAAACTTATCTGGCTTATACCGGTAATAAAAAAGGAGACGCTTGGTGTGCTTCTTTTGTGTGTTGGGTGCTGGGTAAAGCCGGAGTGGTTAATCCCAGGTCGGCCTGGAGCCCGGCTTTATTTCTGAAAGACAGAGTTATCTGGCAACCTAAAAATAAGAGAGTAGCTCCGCAGAAAGGAGACGTATTTGCGATTTGGTTTGTAGATAAAGGAAGAATAGCGCATTGTGGATTTGTAGACGAATGGAATGATAAGCTTGTTGTTACCGTTGAAGGCAATACCAATGAGGCGGGTAGCAGAGATGGTGATGGCGTTTATAGAAAGCGGCGTCTGATAAATAGCATATTTGCGGTTGCCAATTGGGTAGATAGAAAGGAGGTGTTACATGGGCTTTAA
- a CDS encoding adenylyltransferase/cytidyltransferase family protein: MKVGITFSAFDLFHAGHVKMLEDAKRQCDYLIVGLQVDPTIDRPEKNKPTQTVVERYIQLKGCKYIDEIVPYVTEQDLEDILQSFKIDVRIIGEEYQDKTFTGRKYCEERGIELYYNRREHRFSSSGLRRIVAEKELAKNGKEVKAQ; encoded by the coding sequence ATGAAAGTAGGAATTACCTTTAGTGCATTTGATCTGTTCCATGCAGGACATGTAAAAATGCTGGAAGATGCAAAAAGACAATGTGATTATTTAATTGTTGGATTACAGGTTGACCCTACCATAGACAGACCTGAAAAAAACAAACCGACACAGACAGTAGTAGAGCGATACATTCAATTAAAAGGCTGTAAATATATAGACGAAATTGTTCCCTATGTTACCGAACAAGATCTGGAAGACATCCTGCAATCTTTCAAGATAGATGTCCGTATTATTGGTGAAGAATATCAGGATAAAACCTTTACCGGCCGCAAATATTGTGAAGAGAGAGGCATAGAACTGTATTATAACCGAAGAGAACATCGTTTCTCCAGCTCTGGCTTAAGAAGAATTGTTGCCGAAAAAGAGCTTGCCAAAAACGGTAAAGAGGTTAAAGCTCAGTAG
- a CDS encoding MraY family glycosyltransferase, giving the protein MMVFLIALLVFCLLELVYFNLADHFNIIDKPNQRSSHSRITLRGGGIIFPLAIAGGILIWQPNLYLLSLAVLFIAVISFLDDIMTISNRIRLLIHFIAVGMVLYLCKDTFVSFFGADYLLPVIVAAFILIIGVINAYNFMDGINGITVLYSLITVSSIFLAQESLQLHLLEKNIYNVVLASLCVFGFFNLRKRAKAFSGDVGSIGVALLIAYLVLQLILQTQHFRWILLLGVYGLDAVATIFCRLVRGENIFEAHRSHFYQYLANETKLTHVQVSLIYAFVQGFLNLSILYANNYLQLGIFLILMIIYIILRLKMEGKARLFVSYSI; this is encoded by the coding sequence ATGATGGTCTTCCTGATTGCCCTTCTTGTATTTTGTTTGTTGGAGCTTGTCTATTTCAATTTGGCAGACCATTTTAATATTATTGATAAGCCTAATCAGCGAAGTTCTCATAGTAGAATTACGCTAAGAGGGGGTGGTATAATTTTTCCTCTAGCGATAGCAGGAGGTATATTGATCTGGCAACCTAATTTATATCTGCTCAGTCTGGCAGTTTTATTTATAGCGGTAATTAGTTTTTTGGACGATATCATGACTATTAGCAATAGAATTAGGTTGCTGATTCATTTTATCGCTGTGGGAATGGTGCTCTACCTGTGCAAAGATACTTTTGTTTCTTTCTTTGGAGCTGACTACCTTTTACCAGTGATTGTAGCAGCATTTATATTGATTATAGGAGTGATAAATGCTTATAATTTTATGGATGGAATTAACGGGATAACCGTACTTTACTCCCTGATAACAGTTTCTAGTATTTTTCTTGCTCAGGAAAGCTTACAATTGCATTTACTAGAAAAAAATATTTATAATGTGGTATTGGCATCTTTATGTGTTTTTGGTTTTTTTAACTTAAGAAAAAGAGCTAAGGCTTTTTCTGGGGATGTAGGTAGTATTGGTGTTGCTTTACTGATAGCTTACCTTGTATTGCAGTTAATTTTACAAACACAGCATTTCCGGTGGATTTTATTGTTGGGAGTTTATGGTCTGGATGCAGTGGCAACCATTTTTTGTCGATTGGTGCGAGGGGAAAATATTTTCGAAGCGCATCGATCTCATTTTTATCAATATCTGGCCAATGAAACTAAACTGACGCATGTTCAGGTTTCCCTTATATATGCTTTCGTTCAAGGTTTTCTAAACTTAAGTATTTTGTATGCTAATAATTATTTGCAATTGGGTATCTTTTTGATTTTGATGATAATTTACATTATTTTAAGATTGAAAATGGAAGGAAAAGCAAGATTATTTGTAAGTTACAGCATATAA
- a CDS encoding glycosyltransferase family 2 protein, whose protein sequence is MVDYKVTIIIPTYNREQLLSKALMSVLMQNYPILEVLVIDDGSTDDTAIMIQPFLVDKRLKYIYLDKNRGRSAARNVGLELAGGDFIMFLDSDDYLEQGAINHLISLRKANPKINIFAGAYRLFTNKNNREFTIYRRGRTAFLSDAFLEETKQMVLNIGNVILHKDLVKEKRFDESLDFAEDWLFLLNAIKGESAILTNTLISNVYRHNDNSAFGDIQRAIIKVTEKNIKELDYSRDKKYIDNFLLRQLMAYNRLGNKIAAVLCFFKLRRSKYLSPLSLWREFLFLFIPSLFLITFRNIQLKLKTYLNSICNL, encoded by the coding sequence TTGGTTGATTATAAAGTCACTATCATTATTCCTACCTATAATAGAGAACAATTGCTTTCCAAAGCATTGATGAGTGTGCTTATGCAAAACTACCCAATTCTAGAGGTTTTGGTAATAGATGACGGTTCGACTGATGATACCGCTATCATGATACAGCCTTTCTTGGTAGATAAACGTCTAAAATATATTTATTTGGATAAAAATAGAGGAAGATCTGCGGCAAGAAATGTTGGCTTGGAACTTGCTGGCGGAGATTTTATCATGTTCTTGGATTCGGATGACTATCTCGAACAGGGTGCCATAAACCATTTAATTTCGTTACGAAAGGCTAATCCTAAGATAAATATATTTGCGGGGGCATACAGGTTGTTTACAAACAAAAACAATAGAGAATTTACTATTTATAGAAGAGGGAGAACCGCTTTCTTATCGGATGCTTTTTTGGAAGAAACTAAACAAATGGTATTAAATATAGGGAATGTTATTTTGCATAAGGATCTGGTTAAAGAAAAGAGATTTGATGAAAGCCTGGATTTTGCAGAAGACTGGCTCTTTTTGTTAAATGCAATTAAGGGTGAGTCGGCAATTCTTACAAATACTTTGATTAGCAATGTCTATCGCCACAATGATAACTCTGCATTTGGTGATATACAGCGAGCTATTATCAAGGTAACGGAAAAAAATATTAAAGAATTGGATTATAGCAGAGACAAGAAATATATCGATAACTTTTTACTGCGGCAGCTTATGGCCTATAATCGATTGGGAAATAAAATAGCTGCGGTATTATGCTTTTTTAAATTGAGACGCAGCAAATACTTAAGTCCTCTCAGTTTATGGAGAGAGTTTCTTTTTCTCTTTATCCCGTCTTTGTTTCTCATTACATTTAGGAATATTCAGCTAAAGCTTAAAACATATCTTAACTCTATTTGTAATTTGTAG